One Cuculus canorus isolate bCucCan1 chromosome 1, bCucCan1.pri, whole genome shotgun sequence DNA segment encodes these proteins:
- the ARSA gene encoding arylsulfatase A translates to MRPRGWFLPLALGLLALRGAASARPSFVLLLADDLGFGDLGCYGHPSSATPCLDRLAARGLRFTDFYSSSPVCSPSRAALLTGRFQTRSGIYPGVFNPDSRGGLPLAEVTIAEMLKAEGYATAMVGKWHLGLGVNGSFLPTHQGFDHFLGVPYSHDQGPCQNLTCFPPDIKCFGTCDQGVVPVPLLWNQSIVQQPISFPDLVPLYNKFSRDFIADCAQRGVPFLLYYASHHTHYPQFASREYAGQTQRGPFGDALSEFDGSVGQVLQALEENGLTNSTLVFFTSDNGPSTVRMARGGSSGLLKCGKGTTYEGGMREPAVAYWPGRIAPGVTHELASTLDILPTLASLAGAALPKVALDGYDLSPVLFGTGKSPRQTMFFYPPSPDPLHGAFAVRLGKYKAHYFTQGSFHSGTTPDQACHGLTPLTPHLPPLLFDLESDPAENYDLLQSGVGPEVLQILKEIQLQKVLFEQRMEFGESQIKKGRDPALQPCCAPDCTPKPSCCRCS, encoded by the exons ATGAGGCCTCGGGGCTGGTTCCTGCCCTTGGCGCTGGGGCTGCTGGCCCTGCGGGGAGCGGCCTCCGCCCGGCCCAGCTTCGTGCTGCTGCTGGCGGACGACCTGGGCTTTGGGGACCTGGGTTGTTACGGGCACCCGTCCTCCGCCACGCCGTGCCTGGACCGGCTGGCGGCCCGCGGGCTGCGTTTCACCGACTTCTACAGCAGCTCTCCCGTCTGCAGCCCCTCCCG CGCAGCCCTGCTGACCGGCCGCTTCCAGACACGCTCCGGGATCTACCCCGGCGTGTTCAACCCTGACTCGCGGGGCGGCCTGCCGCTGGCGGAGGTCACCATCGCGGAGATGCTGAAGGCTGAGGGTTATGCCACGGCCATGGTGGGCAAGTGGCACCTTGGCTTGGGGGTGAACGgctccttccttcccacccacCAGGGTTTCGACCACTTCCTTGGGGTGCCCTACTCTCACGACCAG GGCCCCTGCCAGAATCTCACGTGCTTCCCACCCGACATCAAGTGCTTTGGGACTTGTGACCAAGGTGTAGTGCCAGTCCCACTCCTCTGGAACCAGAGCATCGTGCAGCAGCCGATCTCTTTCCCTGATCTGGTACCGCTCTACAACAAGTTCTCCCGAGACTTCATCGCTGACTGTGCTCAACGAGGCGTTCCCTTCCTGCTCTACTATGCGTCCCAC caCACACACTACCCCCAGTTTGCCAGCCGGGAGTACGCGGGGCAGACACAGCGTGGGCCATTTGGGGACGCACTCTCGGAGTTCGATGGCTCGGTCGGACAAGTGCTGCAGGCGCTGGAGGAAAATGGTCTCACCAACTCAACCTTGGTGTTTTTCACCTCTGACAACGG CCCTTCCACCGTGCGGATGGCGCGTGGAGGCAGCTCTGGTCTTCTGAAGTGTGGAAAGGGCACAACGTATGAAGGTGGCATGAGGGAACCAGCAGTGGCTTATTGGCCCGGCCGCATTGCTCCAG GAGTGACGCATGAGCTGGCGAGCACCCTGGACATCCTGCCAACACTGGCCAGcctggctggagcagctcttccCAAAGTTGCGCTGGATGGCTATGATCTGAGTCCGGTGCTGTTTGGGACAGGGAAG AGTCCCCGTCAGACGATGTTCTTCTACCCACCGTCCCCCGATCCCCTGCATGGTGCCTTCGCTGTCAGGCTTGGGAAGTACAAGGCCCATTATTTCACACAAG GTTCCTTCCACAGCGGCACGACCCCAGACCAGGCCTGCCACGGGCTGACCCCGCTGACGCCTCACTTGCCTCCGTTGCTCTTTGACCTGGAGTCAGATCCAGCGGAGAACTACGATCTGCTGCAGAGCGGCGTGGGGCCAGAAGTTCTACAAATCCTGAAGGAGATCCAACTGCAGAAAGTGCTTTTTGAACAGCGCATGGAGTTTGGAGAAAGCCAGATAAAGAAGGGCAGGgatcctgccctgcagccctgctgtgcaCCAGACTGCACTCCTAAGCCTTCCTGCTGCCGCTGCTCCTAG